In Balneola sp., the sequence AAATGCAAACACTCCGAAAAAGAGTACCGAGTTTGCAGGGGTTTGGAATTTATGGTGAACTTCCCCGAACCATTTAGGCAGTGACTTCTCCACCGAAAGGGCATAAGTAAGTCGGGGAGTAGAAAAGATGGTACTGGATAAATTTCCGGTCACAGAGGCGACAACTCCAACCATCAGTATGATTGCACCTATTTCGCCAAAGAGCGCTGCAGAAGCGTCCAGCAGGGGTGCAGTTGAAGAGCCAAGGTCAGGAACGGCTGCCTGAGAAACCAACTGGATCAGCATATACAAGACTACCACAGAGCCAAGTCCGAAAAGCAGGGCAAGTGGCATATCCCGTTCAGGTTTTTTGGCTTCTCCGGCCGGAACAACCCCACCTTCAAATCCAACAAAAGCATAAATCAATAAAAGGGCAGCGGCTCCGATATCTGTTGCGGGCGGTAGGTGATTTTCGAAAGAAGGCATGACTTCAGATCCAAGCAAAACCAATCCTCCAAAAACGAGAAATATTAGCACCGCAAATTTCACGATCGTAAAAAGCGCCAGTGAGCGAATGGATTCAACCGACCCAATTACGTTGATCAGGGTTAGCCCACCGATGATGATGCCCAGGGAAATGAGTCGCCCGATTCCGGTGGCTGCAGGTTCAAGAAAATACCCAATACTGTCAACCAGAAGCACTGAGTTTGCAGAGAAGGATATAATCCGAGCCACATAGAAAAGCCATCCGCTTTGGAAGCCGATGAATTTTCCAAAAGCCTGAGTCCCGT encodes:
- a CDS encoding cationic amino acid transporter, with protein sequence MPDLSSHSLPSETQENLPRKLGLWGLWLLIVNGFIGAGIFGLPSGATRLAGEYSVWIYVICALLMLPVILSFAELGSYFKGTGGPIKYGTQAFGKFIGFQSGWLFYVARIISFSANSVLLVDSIGYFLEPAATGIGRLISLGIIIGGLTLINVIGSVESIRSLALFTIVKFAVLIFLVFGGLVLLGSEVMPSFENHLPPATDIGAAALLLIYAFVGFEGGVVPAGEAKKPERDMPLALLFGLGSVVVLYMLIQLVSQAAVPDLGSSTAPLLDASAALFGEIGAIILMVGVVASVTGNLSSTIFSTPRLTYALSVEKSLPKWFGEVHHKFQTPANSVLFFGVFAFIGAALGSFTVLAAMTVLSRLFLFIISCAAIPVLRPRFRGEDRFILKGGYLIPALGILACIWLMFQVSFNSIWMTALFIAIGSGFYWLGKRESE